From a region of the Pseudonocardia sp. T1-2H genome:
- a CDS encoding type IV secretory system conjugative DNA transfer family protein, which translates to MTSPPAAPLSPTRKAVERSIAALTAVAVAAVARPALVITLLAVAAMLGVAALLWRFRPSARLRRRIGTDGWLDVREYRATAGPAAVRGGRRRPGLPARPVSAAGARVGRLVSGPAILRRRPVYTPWKRGVLVLGPQGSGKSSLLVGPIRECPGPAYVTSTKTELVDMTATDRAQLGPVHVFNPTGLGSVASTLRWDPVAGCVDPATADARARALVRGGGGATGTQNADFWAAKAAEILRCYLLAAALEGHGMGQVMAWALHPQDRTPAGLLSQYGTHVPSGWLGTLEQNLAAAPNTRSGYFAALAPAVAFMDNPTVARACRPGAGRASTSPPTCARRAPSTSSPGRATSGSHHCSPR; encoded by the coding sequence ATGACCTCCCCGCCCGCGGCCCCGCTCAGCCCTACACGCAAGGCCGTAGAGCGGAGCATCGCGGCCCTCACGGCCGTCGCAGTCGCTGCGGTGGCCCGTCCAGCGCTGGTCATCACGCTGCTCGCCGTCGCCGCGATGCTCGGCGTCGCGGCGCTGCTGTGGCGGTTTCGGCCGAGCGCGCGGCTGCGCCGCCGGATCGGGACCGACGGCTGGCTCGACGTGCGCGAGTACCGCGCCACCGCCGGCCCGGCGGCCGTGCGCGGGGGGCGGCGCCGCCCCGGCCTGCCCGCCCGGCCGGTCTCGGCCGCGGGCGCGCGTGTCGGCCGGCTGGTCTCCGGCCCGGCGATCCTGCGCCGGCGCCCGGTCTACACGCCGTGGAAGCGGGGCGTGCTCGTGCTGGGCCCGCAGGGCTCGGGGAAGAGTTCGCTGCTGGTCGGGCCGATCCGGGAGTGCCCGGGCCCGGCCTATGTGACCAGCACCAAGACCGAGCTCGTCGACATGACCGCCACCGATCGCGCCCAGCTCGGGCCGGTGCACGTCTTCAACCCCACCGGCCTGGGATCCGTCGCCTCGACGCTGCGCTGGGACCCGGTCGCCGGCTGTGTGGACCCGGCGACCGCGGATGCCCGGGCGCGGGCGCTGGTCCGCGGTGGGGGAGGGGCCACCGGCACGCAGAACGCGGACTTCTGGGCGGCCAAGGCCGCCGAGATCCTGCGCTGCTACCTGCTCGCCGCGGCGTTGGAGGGTCACGGGATGGGGCAGGTCATGGCCTGGGCGCTGCACCCGCAGGACCGGACCCCGGCCGGGCTGCTGTCCCAGTACGGCACCCACGTGCCCTCGGGGTGGCTCGGCACGCTCGAGCAGAACCTGGCCGCGGCACCCAACACCCGCTCGGGCTACTTCGCCGCGCTCGCCCCGGCGGTCGCGTTCATGGACAACCCGACCGTGGCGAGGGCGTGTCGCCCG
- a CDS encoding DUF6879 family protein, whose amino-acid sequence MLTEDQLGEFIDEHFRADLFRLETRTAYSVDSDGEDYSRYLRGEAEPSAPGKAEWLEHVRRERESGLISRRVNVLHAPLSEYQRYECEWGYTYLVEAGEDVRILDLTNAPEGSEVLREIGDFFLIDGRQALRMIYSDDDEFVGAEIVDAGQMSKYKSVADAAWTLAEPFAEWWAAHPEHHRGRSAA is encoded by the coding sequence ATGCTGACCGAAGACCAGCTCGGCGAGTTCATCGACGAGCACTTCCGCGCCGACCTCTTCAGGCTCGAGACCCGCACCGCCTACAGCGTCGACTCTGATGGTGAGGACTACAGCCGCTACCTCCGTGGCGAGGCAGAGCCGTCCGCGCCGGGCAAGGCCGAATGGCTGGAGCACGTGCGCAGGGAGCGCGAGTCGGGGTTGATCTCGCGGCGGGTGAACGTGTTGCACGCGCCCCTGAGCGAGTACCAGCGCTACGAGTGCGAGTGGGGCTACACCTATCTCGTCGAGGCCGGAGAGGACGTGCGGATCCTCGACCTGACCAACGCCCCCGAGGGGTCGGAGGTCCTGCGCGAGATCGGCGACTTCTTCCTGATCGACGGCCGCCAGGCGCTCCGCATGATCTACAGCGACGACGACGAGTTCGTCGGGGCGGAGATCGTCGACGCCGGGCAGATGAGCAAGTACAAGTCCGTGGCCGACGCCGCGTGGACGCTGGCCGAGCCGTTCGCCGAATGGTGGGCGGCCCACCCGGAGCACCATCGCGGTCGGTCCGCCGCCTGA
- a CDS encoding MFS transporter has protein sequence MGPAVRYLPESLEHLVSRGRLDEARALAERLGVALPEPPARARRSAGWGGVRTLFTRDYARPTVLFWLTAFCSLLLVYAMNTWLPQLMRQAGYPLGSALSFLLVFNVGAIAGLLVGGRAADRFGPKPVVATAFALAAASVALLAGTFDFAALYVLFAIGGYGTIGTQTLLNAYITGYYPGESRAAGIGWSLGVGRFGGILGPVLGGLLITSGLPLTRIFFVFAGVALIGALLVCGVRRSPTPPVVPAPTQPQEA, from the coding sequence ATGGGCCCCGCGGTCAGGTACCTGCCGGAGTCCCTGGAGCATCTCGTCTCCCGGGGCCGTCTGGACGAGGCACGGGCCCTGGCCGAGCGGCTGGGCGTGGCACTGCCCGAGCCGCCTGCGCGAGCGCGCCGGAGCGCGGGCTGGGGTGGCGTCCGGACGCTGTTCACCCGCGACTACGCACGACCGACCGTGTTGTTCTGGTTGACGGCATTCTGTTCGCTGCTGCTGGTCTACGCGATGAACACCTGGCTGCCCCAGTTGATGCGGCAGGCCGGCTACCCGCTCGGCTCGGCGCTGAGCTTCCTGCTCGTCTTCAACGTCGGAGCTATCGCCGGGTTGCTCGTCGGTGGCCGGGCCGCCGACCGGTTCGGCCCGAAACCGGTCGTCGCAACGGCCTTCGCACTGGCCGCCGCCTCGGTCGCGTTGCTGGCCGGCACATTCGACTTCGCGGCGCTCTATGTGCTTTTCGCGATCGGCGGTTACGGCACGATCGGCACCCAGACCCTGCTCAACGCCTATATCACCGGCTACTACCCGGGTGAGTCGAGGGCAGCCGGGATCGGCTGGTCGCTCGGCGTGGGCCGGTTCGGCGGCATCCTCGGACCGGTCCTGGGCGGTCTGCTGATCACGTCGGGGCTGCCCCTGACCCGGATCTTCTTCGTCTTCGCGGGTGTGGCGCTGATCGGCGCCCTGCTCGTCTGCGGGGTCCGCCGGTCCCCCACCCCGCCGGTCGTGCCGGCACCGACCCAACCACAGGAGGCATGA